The Sporosarcina ureae genome includes a region encoding these proteins:
- the fliE gene encoding flagellar hook-basal body complex protein FliE, with protein MAIQSITGAMPTTSIQQPEVKTQRTPFEAQQNFSAMLNDAIHQVNQTQKVSDSMTTKLVKGEDVDLHNVMISAQKASIAFNATMEVRNKVVEAYQEIIRMPV; from the coding sequence ATGGCCATACAATCAATTACAGGTGCTATGCCTACCACGTCGATTCAGCAACCTGAAGTTAAAACACAAAGAACGCCTTTTGAAGCCCAGCAGAACTTCTCAGCAATGTTAAACGACGCGATTCATCAAGTAAACCAAACACAAAAAGTCTCGGATTCTATGACGACAAAACTTGTTAAAGGTGAAGATGTCGATTTACATAATGTGATGATCTCAGCACAAAAAGCGAGTATTGCATTCAATGCAACAATGGAAGTGCGCAATAAAGTGGTAGAAGCATACCAAGAAATCATTAGAATGCCTGTC
- the flgC gene encoding flagellar basal body rod protein FlgC, with protein MSIFHSLNSSSSALTAQRLRMDVISSNMANVDSTRAKQVDGEWQPYRRKTVTLQPKDGQFSSFLQVAKGVHSHGNAGNGVVVSRVKEDRETPFKLVFDPTHPDANEEGYVEMPNIDPLREMIDLMSATRSYEANVTALNANKSMLMKALEIGR; from the coding sequence ATGAGTATATTTCATAGTCTGAACTCGTCGTCTTCTGCATTAACCGCTCAACGTCTTCGCATGGATGTCATATCATCCAATATGGCGAATGTCGATTCGACTCGAGCAAAGCAAGTTGATGGCGAGTGGCAACCGTATAGAAGGAAAACTGTCACATTACAACCGAAAGATGGACAGTTTTCTTCATTCTTGCAAGTTGCAAAAGGCGTCCACTCACACGGTAATGCAGGAAATGGTGTGGTCGTATCACGCGTGAAAGAAGATCGGGAGACACCTTTCAAATTGGTTTTTGACCCCACTCATCCAGATGCGAATGAAGAAGGTTATGTAGAAATGCCAAATATCGACCCTTTACGTGAAATGATTGATTTAATGTCCGCAACCAGATCGTATGAAGCGAATGTAACCGCATTGAATGCAAATAAATCTATGTTAATGAAAGCATTAGAGATAGGAAGATAA